A stretch of the Streptomyces sp. NBC_00078 genome encodes the following:
- a CDS encoding aldo/keto reductase, with the protein MQYVKLGSTGLDVSRVCLGCMTYGLPDRGVHEWTLDEEASRPLIRQALESGINFFDTANVYSDGTSEEIVGRALRDFANRDDIVLATKVHGRMRPGPNGGGLSRKAIMAEIDHSLSRLGTDYADLYQIHRFDPHTPVEETMEALRDVVQAGKVRYIGASSMFAWQFSKMQYTAERHGWTKFVSMQNHYNLLYREEEREMLPLCADQGVGVLPWSPLARGRLTRDWGTVTERSENDNFGSRLYPDSDRTIVEAVTRIAGDRGVPRARIALSWLLHQDTVAAPIVGAAKPHHIDDAVAAVELELSEKEIEELEQPYAPHAIVGHG; encoded by the coding sequence ATGCAGTACGTGAAGCTCGGTTCGACGGGCCTGGACGTGTCGCGGGTCTGTCTCGGCTGTATGACCTACGGCCTGCCCGACCGCGGCGTGCACGAGTGGACCCTCGACGAGGAGGCCTCGCGTCCCCTGATCCGGCAGGCACTGGAATCCGGGATCAACTTCTTCGACACGGCCAACGTCTACTCCGACGGCACCAGTGAGGAGATCGTCGGCAGGGCGCTGCGGGACTTCGCGAACCGCGACGACATCGTCCTCGCGACGAAGGTGCACGGCCGGATGCGGCCCGGGCCCAACGGCGGCGGCCTGTCCCGCAAGGCGATCATGGCCGAGATCGACCACAGTCTGAGCCGCCTCGGCACCGACTACGCCGACCTCTACCAGATTCACCGCTTCGACCCGCACACCCCCGTCGAGGAGACGATGGAGGCCCTGCGCGATGTGGTGCAGGCGGGCAAGGTGCGCTACATCGGGGCCAGTTCGATGTTCGCCTGGCAGTTCTCCAAGATGCAGTACACCGCCGAGCGGCACGGCTGGACCAAATTCGTGTCCATGCAGAACCACTACAACCTCCTCTACCGCGAGGAGGAGCGCGAGATGCTGCCCCTCTGCGCCGACCAGGGCGTCGGCGTTCTGCCCTGGAGCCCGCTCGCCCGCGGCCGGCTCACCCGGGACTGGGGCACCGTGACGGAGCGCAGCGAGAACGACAACTTCGGCAGCCGCCTCTACCCGGACAGCGACCGCACCATCGTCGAGGCCGTCACCCGCATCGCGGGCGATCGAGGCGTGCCGCGCGCCCGGATCGCCCTCTCCTGGCTGCTGCACCAGGACACGGTGGCGGCGCCGATCGTCGGCGCCGCCAAGCCGCACCACATCGATGACGCGGTGGCCGCCGTCGAACTCGAGCTCAGCGAGAAGGAGATCGAGGAGCTGGAGCAGCCGTACGCGCCGCACGCCATCGTCGGTCACGGCTGA
- a CDS encoding RICIN domain-containing protein: protein MSDRRFDVTDEQLSAELKKWTGTTPALQPVGELLDRHWEAAFAYARLCTDGAPSAGMLTTAAFTRLFGETLRQNGPTSAWRPQLLVTVRRIAAEWDNDHRREHLHPELCSQGGDRVAARLLPAADRRLLSGAFQRLPQSARCLLWHVEVEAEPLDIPGGLLGLEEDDARVELERARERLREECLQVHRELAPDQECRRYLRMLDVTYRRGGVDIDPDLKAHLAGCRHCRHTADQLAQFNHGIGLALAEAVLGWGARAYVESRASRPEEPGALPEEIPAPPIPGEPFTREYPSPGAGSRTGGRAAARRSAHRAARHAGARRRNLAAAVLTVSGLIVLPLVLWSVLGSGDDGTTADGGHPSETPGSGKGSPAADPSWVSAGTGSQGTLRGGLHNVDSGLCVAVIGKKAVEGAETELADCSSAAVQQWSYETDGRLRSVADPGLCLDSHLGFAVQLAPCTGASRPGARNIRYDFTLQGTLVPRWDQDLALTPAATDGSGALVVKTRDDGAAQRWVFDTSKADLQMQVVNWDTDSGPLHSPSATPTPRASRTPSPTATPSTTPTATQPTPTGTHPANPYCYYNPSHCGWGGYGSDPGHGYGGGGRH, encoded by the coding sequence ATGTCCGACCGCCGGTTCGACGTCACCGACGAACAACTGAGCGCCGAGCTCAAGAAGTGGACGGGGACGACACCCGCGCTGCAGCCCGTCGGTGAGCTGCTCGACCGGCACTGGGAAGCGGCGTTCGCCTATGCCCGGCTGTGCACCGACGGTGCCCCTTCCGCGGGAATGCTCACGACCGCCGCATTCACCCGGCTCTTCGGCGAAACCCTGCGGCAGAACGGGCCGACGTCCGCCTGGCGTCCCCAACTGCTCGTCACCGTGCGCCGCATCGCGGCGGAGTGGGACAACGACCACAGACGGGAACACCTCCACCCCGAACTGTGCTCCCAGGGCGGTGACCGCGTCGCGGCCCGCCTGCTCCCGGCGGCCGACCGGCGCCTGCTGTCCGGAGCCTTCCAGCGGCTTCCCCAGTCGGCCCGCTGCCTGCTGTGGCACGTGGAGGTCGAGGCCGAGCCGTTGGACATACCCGGCGGCCTGCTGGGCCTGGAGGAGGACGACGCGCGCGTCGAGCTGGAGCGGGCCCGTGAACGCCTGCGCGAGGAGTGCCTCCAGGTCCACCGCGAACTCGCCCCCGACCAGGAATGCCGGCGCTACCTGCGCATGCTCGACGTGACCTACCGGCGCGGCGGTGTCGACATCGACCCCGACCTGAAGGCCCACCTCGCCGGCTGCCGGCACTGCCGCCACACGGCCGACCAACTCGCACAGTTCAACCACGGCATCGGCCTCGCCCTGGCGGAGGCGGTGCTCGGCTGGGGCGCCCGGGCCTACGTGGAATCCCGCGCCTCCCGGCCCGAGGAGCCCGGCGCTCTTCCCGAGGAGATCCCGGCCCCGCCCATACCGGGCGAGCCCTTCACCCGCGAGTACCCCTCTCCCGGCGCGGGCTCCCGTACCGGGGGCCGCGCCGCCGCCCGCCGCTCGGCCCACAGGGCGGCCCGGCACGCCGGAGCCCGCCGCCGCAATCTCGCCGCGGCCGTCCTGACGGTGAGCGGGCTGATCGTCCTCCCGCTGGTCCTGTGGTCCGTGCTCGGTTCCGGCGACGACGGCACCACGGCCGACGGCGGCCACCCCTCCGAGACACCCGGCAGCGGCAAGGGCTCGCCGGCGGCCGACCCGTCCTGGGTCAGCGCCGGCACGGGCTCCCAGGGCACCCTGCGCGGCGGGCTCCACAACGTCGACTCCGGACTGTGTGTCGCCGTCATCGGCAAGAAGGCCGTCGAGGGAGCCGAGACCGAGCTCGCCGACTGCTCCTCGGCCGCCGTCCAGCAGTGGTCGTACGAGACCGACGGCCGTCTGCGCAGCGTCGCGGACCCCGGCCTGTGTCTGGACTCCCACCTCGGCTTCGCGGTGCAGCTCGCCCCGTGCACGGGCGCGTCCAGGCCGGGTGCCAGGAACATCCGTTACGACTTCACCCTGCAGGGCACGCTCGTTCCGCGCTGGGACCAGGACCTGGCACTGACCCCCGCCGCCACCGACGGTTCGGGCGCGCTGGTCGTCAAGACCCGCGACGACGGCGCCGCCCAGCGCTGGGTCTTCGACACCTCCAAGGCCGACCTCCAGATGCAGGTGGTCAACTGGGACACCGACAGCGGTCCCCTGCACTCGCCCTCGGCGACGCCCACCCCCAGGGCCTCCAGGACACCGAGCCCCACAGCGACGCCGTCCACGACCCCGACGGCCACCCAGCCGACGCCGACCGGCACCCATCCCGCGAACCCCTACTGCTACTACAACCCGTCCCACTGC
- a CDS encoding phytanoyl-CoA dioxygenase family protein, producing the protein MTAMDMGAAGASILTQDGLRRFEEDGFTVVRGLFGHDEIDRLCAHFAALHAAGPVPGHFQPRTSEDPLAAYPRVMHPHEISEPARRLLLDARLRTVLEALLGEEVLAAQSMFYFKPPGARGQALHQDNFYLRVEPGTCVAAWVACDVIDRDNGGLEVVPGTHRMDLFCPEEADAEVSFAREYVPPPPGLAAVPVDMAPGDVLFFNGSLVHGSQPNGTPDRFRRSFIGHYVGRSVERIGRYYRTVTMDGERVLLAESEGAGPCGTEFEPHGPH; encoded by the coding sequence ATGACAGCCATGGACATGGGCGCCGCCGGCGCCTCCATCCTGACCCAGGACGGGCTGAGGCGGTTCGAGGAGGACGGGTTCACCGTCGTGCGCGGGCTGTTCGGCCACGACGAGATCGACCGGCTCTGCGCCCACTTCGCGGCACTGCACGCGGCCGGGCCGGTGCCAGGGCACTTCCAGCCGCGCACGTCCGAGGATCCGCTGGCCGCGTACCCGAGGGTGATGCACCCGCACGAGATCAGCGAGCCCGCCCGGCGCCTCCTGCTCGACGCCCGGCTGCGCACGGTGCTGGAGGCTCTGCTCGGCGAAGAGGTCCTGGCCGCCCAGAGCATGTTCTACTTCAAGCCGCCGGGAGCCCGGGGGCAGGCGTTGCACCAGGACAACTTCTATCTGCGGGTCGAGCCGGGCACATGTGTGGCGGCGTGGGTGGCCTGCGACGTGATCGACCGGGACAACGGCGGTCTGGAGGTCGTCCCCGGTACGCACCGGATGGACCTGTTCTGCCCCGAGGAGGCGGATGCCGAGGTGTCGTTCGCGCGGGAGTACGTTCCCCCGCCGCCGGGCCTCGCGGCCGTGCCGGTCGACATGGCGCCGGGAGACGTCCTGTTCTTCAACGGCAGCCTGGTGCACGGATCGCAGCCCAACGGCACGCCGGACCGTTTCCGCCGCTCGTTCATCGGTCACTACGTGGGGCGGTCGGTGGAGCGCATCGGGCGCTACTACCGCACGGTGACGATGGACGGTGAGCGGGTGCTGCTGGCGGAGAGCGAGGGGGCGGGTCCCTGCGGCACGGAGTTCGAACCGCACGGGCCCCACTAA
- a CDS encoding helix-turn-helix domain-containing protein, translating to MPVNADGLPETAAPPPGLVVVGRYDQLQGYGVDRPRGAESWLFTWTTGGHGRLRQGAAEARAGAGDLVVLAPGVRHEYAVEPGARSWQFWWVHCQARPAWSPWLRPYDTGDGLFVVTPTPATLHERVGAAFRRMLADARWTGTDAPPATSPDDRVAVAHGTAARELALSSLEEIVLLSAATARPPAPSPGADPRVRHAEALIAADPGAPHTVRSLAESVSLSPSRFAHLFTRQSGQSPMRALREARLRHAARLLESTDLSVDRVAAASGFASPFHFSRVFHARYGAPPGAYRRGGSMVET from the coding sequence ATGCCCGTGAACGCTGACGGACTGCCCGAGACTGCTGCGCCGCCGCCGGGCCTGGTCGTGGTCGGCCGCTACGACCAGCTCCAGGGGTACGGCGTCGACCGGCCGCGGGGCGCCGAGAGCTGGCTGTTCACCTGGACGACGGGCGGGCACGGCCGGCTGCGCCAGGGAGCGGCCGAGGCACGGGCGGGCGCGGGAGACCTGGTGGTGCTCGCCCCGGGCGTCCGGCACGAGTACGCCGTCGAACCGGGCGCCCGCAGCTGGCAGTTCTGGTGGGTGCACTGCCAGGCGCGCCCCGCCTGGTCGCCGTGGCTGCGTCCGTACGACACCGGCGACGGACTGTTCGTCGTCACGCCGACACCGGCCACCCTGCACGAACGGGTCGGGGCGGCCTTCCGCCGGATGCTCGCCGACGCCCGCTGGACGGGAACCGACGCACCGCCCGCCACCTCACCGGACGACCGGGTCGCGGTCGCGCACGGCACTGCGGCCCGGGAACTCGCCCTGTCCTCGCTGGAGGAGATCGTCCTTCTGTCGGCCGCCACCGCGCGGCCCCCGGCGCCCTCTCCCGGCGCAGACCCCCGGGTGCGGCACGCCGAGGCACTGATCGCCGCGGACCCCGGGGCCCCGCACACCGTGCGCTCGCTCGCCGAGAGCGTGTCGCTGTCGCCCTCACGGTTCGCCCACCTGTTCACCCGGCAGTCCGGGCAGTCCCCGATGCGCGCGCTGCGCGAGGCCCGCCTGCGGCATGCCGCTCGGCTTCTGGAGAGTACGGATCTGTCAGTGGACAGGGTGGCCGCGGCCTCGGGCTTCGCCAGCCCCTTCCACTTCAGCCGCGTCTTCCACGCGCGTTACGGTGCACCGCCCGGCGCCTACCGGAGGGGCGGCTCAATGGTTGAAACGTGA